A part of Silurus meridionalis isolate SWU-2019-XX chromosome 18, ASM1480568v1, whole genome shotgun sequence genomic DNA contains:
- the msrb3 gene encoding methionine-R-sulfoxide reductase B3 isoform X2 has translation MSGFNLLHLVTKSQPVKLKACGLPSGTCRTKKTWPKSFTQEELRKRLTPMQYHVTQEKGTESAFSGEYTDNKEEGTYRCVVCGTPLFMSDKKFDSGSGWPSFFDLIKEESITLEDDFSYGMHRVETTCSQCGAHLGHLFDDGPRPTKKRYCINSASLAFQPKNVAPEGAEQSSTTGQSSSSSSKSLL, from the exons ATGTCTGGGTTCAATCTTCTGCATTTGGTGACCAAAAGCCAACCTGTTAAACTCAAGGCCTGCGGGCTTCCCTCAG GGACATGCCGCACCAAGAAGACCTGGCCCAAAAGCTTCACTCAGGAAGAGCTGAGGAAGCGTTTGACACCTATGCAGTACCATGTTACTCAAGAAAAGGGCACAGAGAG tGCATTCAGTGGAGAATATACAGACAATAAAGAGGAGGGGACGTACAGGTGTGTTGTCTGTGGTACACCTCTGTTCAT gtCAGATAAGAAATTTGATTCGGGCTCAG gaTGGCCGTCCTTTTTTGATCTGATCAAAGAGGAATCCATTACACTGGAGGATGATTTCTCTTACGGCATGCACAGAGTGGAGACTACCTGCAGTCAG TGTGGCGCACACCTGGGACACCTCTTTGACGATGGCCCCCGGCCCACTAAGAAGCGTTACTGCATAAACTCCGCCTCACTCGCCTTTCAGCCAAAAAATGTAGCTCCTGAAGGGGCAGAGCAAAGCAGTACCACAGGCcaatcatcatcttcttctagTAAGAGTCTGCTTTGA
- the msrb3 gene encoding methionine-R-sulfoxide reductase B3 isoform X1, producing the protein MACRHLCTLASVATLPYFRSTVNVGRLPKVNLLNSLGTCRTKKTWPKSFTQEELRKRLTPMQYHVTQEKGTESAFSGEYTDNKEEGTYRCVVCGTPLFMSDKKFDSGSGWPSFFDLIKEESITLEDDFSYGMHRVETTCSQCGAHLGHLFDDGPRPTKKRYCINSASLAFQPKNVAPEGAEQSSTTGQSSSSSSKSLL; encoded by the exons ATGGCGTGCCGTCACCTCTGCACTTTGGCTTCGGTGGCCACTCTCCCATACTTCAGGTCCACTGTGAATGTTGGCCGACTTCCAAAGGTCAACCTACTCAATTCTCTAG GGACATGCCGCACCAAGAAGACCTGGCCCAAAAGCTTCACTCAGGAAGAGCTGAGGAAGCGTTTGACACCTATGCAGTACCATGTTACTCAAGAAAAGGGCACAGAGAG tGCATTCAGTGGAGAATATACAGACAATAAAGAGGAGGGGACGTACAGGTGTGTTGTCTGTGGTACACCTCTGTTCAT gtCAGATAAGAAATTTGATTCGGGCTCAG gaTGGCCGTCCTTTTTTGATCTGATCAAAGAGGAATCCATTACACTGGAGGATGATTTCTCTTACGGCATGCACAGAGTGGAGACTACCTGCAGTCAG TGTGGCGCACACCTGGGACACCTCTTTGACGATGGCCCCCGGCCCACTAAGAAGCGTTACTGCATAAACTCCGCCTCACTCGCCTTTCAGCCAAAAAATGTAGCTCCTGAAGGGGCAGAGCAAAGCAGTACCACAGGCcaatcatcatcttcttctagTAAGAGTCTGCTTTGA
- the lemd3 gene encoding inner nuclear membrane protein Man1, translated as MCSLTVLVRHFRWRSQCDFCAKMASVQLTDEELFSELKRLGFTPGPVTENTRPVYVKKLKKLREEQQQRSRGVKGRNGSSVNNSSNASSGGGNNGHTAAGAAAFRARPTAIDAIHVNSTRSPGARPILVEKRADRTGKFVLGFSSDESDAEAPQKKGGPNHRGARRDRGSALLSIRPTQESPASGARRTTLGLNSNTKYHLGLSESRRSTLGSPWWTDRGRSSSHRDVEEDEDKDDNCEPEDTDNLEDTERTGTTLNGSKGSYNNNKLSGDYSDSDEEEDEEEEEPERRRERRLLSRRSVSKFTSTPYKSVWDSKRVREKVADTKSGTAGLDMASEWGEDDGETAELTGGYVKNSRFTSVNGEESSSSKPDGEAPTSSGSFSSALRPRFSTYNSLTSTYAFNNSNHTSSNHNYSHKRKAAGPEDELLEQFKRDEVSSTGSFSAHYLSMFLLTAACLFFLLLGLMYLRMRGSVPSDAVTGRSHPFGATFDQTYNHTEKDTILSLLLHLHEHLANTAGEHDCKDLNDPLNRSVSFSEATAYLKMQNISYDGWIETAMEWIIVTGEISGIRLIADDPMQLVEDMSDIARLESTHPRMSFVCRLRRAFFTVIYRVLLILAGIGIVYGVIRYVKYRWRKEEDETRQMYDMVEKIIDVLRSHNEACQENKELQCYLPIPHVRDSLVEPQDRKKMKRVWEKAVNFLSANESRIRTETQRIGGADFQVWRWLQPSLSSDKMCNMPSKVWQGKAFPLDRRNSPPNSLTPCLKIRNMFDPVMEVGENWHLAIQEAILEKCSDNDGIVHIAVDKNSREGCVYVKCLSAEHSGKAFKALHGSWFDGKLVTVKYLRLDRYHQRFPQALGCNTPLKPSSSNMNTMARLHQRTSTSSFLSFS; from the exons ATGTGCTCTCTTACAGTACTTGTACGTCATTTCCGGTGGCGCTCTCAGTGCGACTTTTGTGCAAAGATGGCGTCCGTGCAGCTCACGGACGAGGAGCTTTTCTCTGAGTTAAAGCGCCTCGGCTTCACCCCGGGCCCGGTCACGGAGAATACGCGGCCCGTGTACGTAAAAAAGCTCAAAAAGCTACGCGAGGAGCAGCAGCAGCGTTCCAGGGGCGTGAAGGGGAGAAACGGCAGCAGCGTCAACAACAGCAGTAACGCCAGTAGCGGCGGCGGTAATAACGGCCACACAGCGGCGGGAGCCGCGGCGTTCCGCGCTCGACCGACTGCCATTGACGCCATTCACGTGAACTCGACACGAAGCCCCGGTGCTCGGCCAATTCTGGTGGAAAAACGAGCGGACAGGACCGGAAAGTTTGTCCTGGGATTTAGCTCGGACGAGTCGGACGCGGAGGCGCCGCAGAAAAAGGGAGGCCCGAACCACAGAGGCGCCAGGAGAGACCGAGGCTCGGCGCTGCTCTCGATAAGGCCTACACAGGAGTCTCCCGCCTCCGGTGCTCGCAGAACTACTCTCGGTTTAAACAGTAACACCAAATACCACCTCGGACTTTCGGAGAGCAGAAGAAGCACTTTAGGGTCCCCGTGGTGGACAGACAGGGGGAGATCAAGCTCGCATCGCGAcgtggaggaggatgaggataaGGATGATAACTGCGAACCGGAGGACACGGATAATCTTGAGGATACTGAGAGGACCGGGACGACTCTAAACGGTAGTAAAGGGtcttacaacaacaacaagctgTCTGGGGATTATTCTGATTCTGACGAAGAGGAagacgaggaagaggaggaacCAGAGCGCCGACGCGAGCGCCGTCTGCTTTCCAGACGGAGTGTGTCGAAGTTCACGTCCACTCCTTACAAAAGCGTCTGGGATTCGAAACGCGTCCGGGAAAAGGTGGCAGACACCAAGTCTGGCACTGCCGGTCTAGACATGGCGAGTGAGTGGGGGGAGGACGACGGAGAAACAGCCGAGTTGACCGGTGGCTATGTGAAAAATTCCCGCTTCACGAGTGTGAACGGCGaggagagcagcagcagcaaaccCGACGGGGAGGCCCCCACAAGCAGCGGTAGCTTCAGCTCGGCACTCAGACCTCGTTTTTCCACCTATAACAGTCTGACCTCCACTTACGCCTTCAACAACTCGAACCACACCAGCTCCAACCATAACTACAGCCACAAACGAAAGGCTGCGGGGCCAGAGGATGAGCTGCTGGAGCAGTTTAAACGGGATGAGGTGTCCTCCACCGGTAGCTTCAGCGCTCACTACCTGTCCATGTTCCTTCTGACCGCCGCCTGCCTCTTCTTCCTGCTGCTCGGCCTCATGTACCTCCGAATGCGGGGCTCTGTACCTTCAGACGCAGTTACTG GCAGAAGCCACCCATTTGGTGCAACCTTTGATCAAACATAT AACCACACGGAGAAAGACACCATTCTCAGTCTTCTACTCCATCTACATGAGCATCTGGCTAATACTGCAG GTGAACATGACTGCAAAGATCTCAACGATCCATTAAACAGAAGTGTCTCCTTTTCTGAGGCTACAGCGTATCTAAAG atgCAAAATATAAGCTATGACGGCTGGATAGAAACAGCCATGGAGTGGATCATTGTCACCGGAGAGATTTCTGGTATAAG GTTGATTGCAGATGACCCTATGCAACTAGTGGAAGACATGTCTGACATAGCTCGTCTGGAGTCCACTCACCCTCGCATGTCCTTCGTTTGCCGTTTGCGACGAGCCTTCTTCACTGTGATCTACAGAGTACTTCTCATTCTTGCTG GAATTGGCATTGTATACGGCGTAATTCGTTACGTGAAGTACCGATGGaggaaggaggaggatgagACCAGGCAGATGTATGACATGGTGGAGAAAATCATAG ATGTCTTGAGAAGTCACAACGAAGCTTGCCAGGAGAATAAGGAGCTGCAGTGTTATCTGCCTATTCCACACGTGCGGGACTCTCTTGTTGAGCCGCAGGACAG gaagaagatgaagagagttTGGGAAAAAGCTGTGAATTTCCTCTCTGCAAATGAGTCCCGCATACGGACTGAAACACAGAGGATTGGTGGAGCTGATTTCCAGGTGTGGCGGTGGCTTCAGCCTTCCTTGTCTTCTGACAAGATGTGCAATATGCCCTCTAAAGTATGGCAGGGAAAAG CGTTTCCTTTGGATCGAAGGAATTCGCCACCAAACAGCTTAACACCATGTCTGAAAATTCGCAACATGTTTGACCCTGTAAT GGAGGTGGGGGAAAACTGGCATCTTGCCATTCAAGAAGCCATTTTGGAGAAATGCAGCGATAATGATGGGATCGTCCATATTGCTGTTGATAAGAATTCACGAGAG ggctgtgtgtatgtgaagtgCCTTTCAGCTGAGCACTCTGGAAAAGCTTTCAAGGCACTGCATGGCTCTTGGTTTGATG GAAAGCTGGTGACTGTTAAGTACCTACGTCTTGACCGCTACCACCAGCGTTTCCCACAGGCCCTGGGCTGTAACACGCCTCTGAAACCGTCCAGCTCCAACATGAACACAATGGCCCGGCTACACCAGCGAACCAGCACATCCAGTTTCCTGAGCTTCTCCTGA
- the wif1 gene encoding wnt inhibitory factor 1 gives MALVNLMLELCFKSYFLLVFRSLLVGAAPEHGSLYMWIDARQARILLGFEEDILIVSEGKMAPFTHDFRKAQQRMPAIPVQIHHVNFTWQVTDNQEDYFYEFQSLRSFDKDIMDDPIVNVPLLGSVPHTTSVIQVGFPCRGEQDGVAAFEVTILVMDRGGNIVLRTPHNAIFFKTCQKAKCPGGCRNGGYCSERHVCECQDGFYGTHCEKALCSPRCLNGGMCMSPGVCICPLGYHGASCDRANCSTTCLNGGTCFHPGKCICPTGFEGVRCEMCKCHQQCKNGGKCIGKNKCKCSMGYHGDLCSKAVCEPSCGAHGTCVEPNRCQCQEGWHGRHCNKRYRGGLPFPNRQTNPRPKSHSTSEKETKEAANNNRPSESNYVV, from the exons ATGGCTTTAGTAAATCTTATGCTTGAGCTGTGTTTTAAGTCTTACTTTCTCCTAGTTTTTAGGAGTTTGTTAGTCGGAGCTGCCCCTGAGCATGGAAGTCTGTACATGTGGATTGATGCCAGGCAAGCACGGATATTATTAG gttTCGAGGAGGATATTTTAATTGTGTCCGAGGGTAAAATGGCCCCGTTCACCCACGACTTCAGGAAAGCTCAGCAGCGCATGCCTGCCATCCCTGTTCAGATCCACCACGTGAACTTCACCTGGCAAGTAACTGATAATCAG GAGGATTACTTTTATGAGTTCCAGAGTCTGCGTTCATTTGACAAGGACATCATGGATGACCCAATCGTCAATGTTCCTCTCTTAGGCTCTGTCCCACATACAACTTCtg tgaTTCAGGTAGGCTTTCCGTGCCGAGGCGAGCAAGATGGTGTGGCAGCATTCGAGGTCACCATTCTGGTAATGGACAGGGGTGGAAACATCGTTCTCAGGACTCCACACAATGCCATTTTCTTTAAGACCTGCCAGAAAG CGAAGTGTCCTGGCGGCTGTAGGAATGGAGGCTACTGCAGCGAGAGGCACGTCTGTGAATGCCAGGACGGTTTCTATGGCACACATTGTGAAAAAG CCTTATGTTCACCAAGATGCCTGAACGGAGGCATGTGCATGAGTCCAGGGGTGTGTATTTGTCCTCTCGGCTACCATGGAGCCAGCTGTGATAGAG CAAACTGCAGCACTACATGTTTGAACGGTGGAACTTGTTTCCATCCTGGAAAATGTATTTGCCCTACAGGATTTGAAGGTGTCCGCTGTGAAATGT gtAAATGCCACCAGCAATGCAAAAATGGAGGCAAATGTATAGGAAAGAACAAATGCAAGTGCAGCATGGGCTACCATGGAGATCTGTGCTCAAAAG ctgTCTGCGAGCCCAGCTGTGGAGCACACGGGACCTGTGTGGAGCCCAACAGGTGTCAGTGCCAGGAGGGTTGGCACGGACGTCACTGTAATAAGA GATATCGCGGGGGATTGCCATTCCCCAACCGCCAAACAAACCCCAGGCCCAAGTCCCACAGCACGtcagagaaagaaacaaaggaGGCTGCCAACAATAACCGCCCATCAGAGAGCAACTATGTAGTTTAA